A stretch of Amblyraja radiata isolate CabotCenter1 chromosome 6, sAmbRad1.1.pri, whole genome shotgun sequence DNA encodes these proteins:
- the ddias gene encoding DNA damage-induced apoptosis suppressor protein isoform X1 produces the protein MGTLCPIGRTMSSCPWTKVAVNWIAMTILWDELPFSESLGEFLAKVEGNLERGDEENTLPTGVNASDGATPSWFSKSLESANHSGVQEQKRKSRQQGTDSTTPKLLEFGKTRNKKTSYGSDSNNQNDTVEHLILTDSFKNVTEKLVSPPRSLPPWSGYDSCAVHTLNREAVGKICSTFLSPINAVNDSSNPVQTIQSKMHNHQADQMGEHLNFPTCPEDITVNKPRTNESSAPRRDKFQTPLPSAKWLQNMEENFNSVIQDEEQDYDKSDQEAGGRSQLLTVCKNENCLFHNLCTGFEEYDVSGELFSDAGAGEEEPPLCPSRNQSISSQRSAFKASSTTCKPNEEPCSTSLYCLDAAVNAIANQNNNSSENDLQILPKCDFSDSQDYIPFSQSTPVSRVKCLKMFRLGEKSTFKISPYVRTNPKDAAFKHKQVGFNKNDNLKQQSHQIQRMSQRFQISVSSKSSLLDKSSVNKSYVSDSEEWIPPSTIKTQIISRFSSCVSDVHRSRFKSFKSVSCTGAAATQTDSKATTESNKENDSSNQFRGHLCMKRTPVGNYPTQSFQQKVRNSKVFQKRIDKQEPAVPQGFQIRKDLKINASMPAAFRALFAGREPLSCYSPELFAASTEFSEDEYPSF, from the coding sequence ATGGGGACTCTTTGCCCGATCGGAAGGACAATGTCATCTTGCCCTTGGACAAAAGTTGCAGTAAACTGGATTGCAATGACTATATTATGGGATGAATTACCCTTTTCAGAAAGTTTGGGTGAATTTTTGGCAAAAGTGGAAGGAAATCTGGAGAGAGGTGATGAAGAAAACACATTGCCCACCGGGGTGAATGCTAGTGATGGTGCCACTCCTTCCTGGTTTTCAAAGAGCCTGGAAAGTGCTAACCATTCCGGTGTCCAAGAGCAGAAGAGAAAATCCAgacaacagggtactgattctaccACGCCCAAATTGTTGGAATTTGGTAAAACCAGAAATAAAAAAACATCCTACGGAAGTGATTCTAACAATCAGAATGATACCGTAGAACATCTTATCCTTACGGATAGTTTCAAAAATGTCACAGAGAAACTGGTTTCTCCACCAAGATCATTGCCCCCATGGTCAGGTTATGATTCTTGTGCTGTACACACACTCAACCGAGAGGCAGTTGGAAAGATTTGCAGTACCTTCCTAAGTCCCATAAATGCAGTTAACGACAGCTCTAATCCTGTTCAGACGATCCAATCAAAGATGCACAACCATCAAGCGGACCAAATGGGTGAACATTTAAATTTCCCAACTTGTCCTGAAGATATTACAGTTAACAAACCACGTACAAATGAGTCTTCTGCACCAAGAAGGGATAAATTTCAGACACCGTTGCCTTCTGCTAAGTGGTTGCAAAATATGGAGGAAAACTTTAACAGTGTGATTCAAGATGAAGAACAGGACTATGATAAAAGTGACCAGGAAGCTGGAGGGAGATCTCAGCTGCTGACTGTGTGTAAAAATGAAAACTGCTTGTTCCACAATTTGTGCACCGGCTTTGAAGAATATGATGTTTCTGGAGAACTCTTCAGTGATGCAGGAGCCGGTGAAGAGGAACCACCATTATGTCCCAGTAGAAACCAGAGTATTTCATCTCAGAGATCTGCATTTAAAGCATCCAGTACAACCTGTAAGCCCAATGAAGAGCCATGTAGTACTTCCCTGTATTGTTTAGATGCAGCTGTTAATGCAATAGCAAACCAAAACAATAACAGTTCTGAAAATGATTTGCAGATACTACCTAAATGTGACTTTTCAGATTCACAGGACTACATTCCATTTTCTCAGTCTACACCCGTTTCacgagttaagtgtttaaaaatgtttaggTTGGGAGAAAAAAGCACTTTCAAGATATCACCATATGTTAGGACCAATCCAAAGGACGCTGCTTTTAAACACAAACAAGTAGGTTTTAATAAAAACGATAACCTTAAGCAGCAATCCCATCAAATTCAAAGAATGTCTCAAAGATTCCAGATTTCTGTTTCATCAAAGTCTTCTTTATTGGACAAAAGCTCAGTCAACAAATCATATGTAAGTGATTCTGAAGAATGGATTCCGCCTTCAACGATCAAAACTCAAATAATATCTCGTTTTTCTTCATGTGTGTCTGATGTCCACAGGTCACGTTTTAAATCATTTAAAAGTGTATCTTGTACTGGTGCTGCTGCTACACAAACTGACTCAAAGGCTACAACAGAGAGCAACAAAGAGAATGACAGCAGCAACCAGTTTAGAGGCCATCTATGTATGAAAAGGACACCTGTAGGAAATTATCCCACACAATCATTTCAGCAGAAAGTACGGAACTCAAAAGTATTTCAAAAGAGAATAGATAAACAGGAACCAGCAGTTCCTCAAGGGTTTCAGATTAGAAAAGATTTAAAAATTAACGCAAGCATGCCAGCAGCTTTTCGTGCACTTTTTGCAGGGCGTGAGCCATTAAGTTGTTACTCACCAGAACTATTTGCAGCAAGCACAGAATTTTCTGAAGATGAGTACCCATCATTTTAA